One Gemmatimonadota bacterium genomic window, CTACTTCGTTCTGGACAACCTGCGCAGCGCGTTCAACGTGGGCTCCATCTTCCGGACCTGCGATATCCTGCGGGTGAAGGGCCTTTTCCTGTGCGGATATACAGCCTGTCCGCCCCACGCGAAACTGGAGAAGACCGCCCTGGGCACCATCGATTACGTTCCCTGGCGTTACTTCGAAACGGCCGTCGACGCGGTAGAATGCCTGAAGGATCGCGGTATTGCGGTGTGGGCCGCCGAAACCACGTCGGAATCGGTGTCCTACGACGCCGCGGTGTTTCCGGACGAATTGGCCATTGTGCTCGGGAACGAAGCCCTCGGGGTGAGCCGGGGCGTGCTGGAACGCTGCGACGGCCTGGTCGAAATCCCCACGCGGGGCTACAAGAATTCGCTGAACGTGGGGTCCGCATGCGCCGTCCTGGGATTCAAGGCGCTGGAGACGATGGAAGGGGCTCGAGGCGGATCGAAAGGATGACGCCGGATGGTCAGGGGTCGCTCGACCAGGTCTTCTTGCCGACGAAGAACGGTCCGAGCGAATCGATGTACAACGCGGTCTGCTGGGTCTTGCGCATGTCCTGCACGACCCGGGACAGCGGGTAGAGGTCCTTGCCGATCAACCCGATGACGAAGTCGTTGTCCGCCTCGTCCAGCCCGTAACAGGCCAGGCGGATATCGTGGGCGAAGTCGGCCCGGCCGTAGGCCCGCCCAATGTGGGCGTGTTCCATCAAGATCTGGCGCTGTTCCTTGTGTTCCAGTCGCGCGAAGGCGCCGTTGCGCCGCAACGGGTACCAGATGGCCCAGGGCCAGTCGGGATTGAGCACGGTGTTGCGCGGCCGGTGGATGAGCGATTCCATCAGATCCGGCTCGAATCCCATGGAGTAGGTCCTGCCGAGCATCGTCATGGACCCGCGGCGGTCCAGGACATCGAAAGGCCGTTCCGTCAGCAGGTTCCGGATATCGGTTACGAAGGTATCGGGATCTTCGGCGAGAAACAGCACGCCGATGCCCAGGGGATCGTTGACGTCGAGGTACACCGCGGCATCCAGGCCGGAATTCCCGAGCCTGGCCGCGATGTCTTCTGCCATGGGCCGCGTCTGGCCAGGCTGACCAGGCTGGCCGCCGGATTCGGTGCCGGACAGGGTGAATACGTTGAGCTGCATGTACAGCCGCGTTTCGGCCGTCTGGGGTTGCCCGTCGACGGGCGCGCCGCGTTCAAGGATGTCGGGGGTTTTCCCGGTTTCTTCACTCACTGCGCTTCCCTGTTGCCTGTTTCGCGAAATCACGCGAAATTCCAATGGGTCCAGCCGTGCGTAAATTAGGGTCGAACCGGTAGCATGGCAAGGAAATACAGAGTCGGCACACCATGCGGGGAGGAAGCCCGTTGAACTACGACGCACTGCTCCTGGTATCTTTCGGAGGCCCCGAGGGCCCGGACGATGTGATCCCCTTCCTGGAGCGCGTGCTCAAGGGCCGGCGCGTCCCCCGGGAACGGATGATGGAGGTCGCGGAACACTACCACCATTTCGGCGGAGTCAGCCCGATCAACGGCCAGAACCGTGCGCTGATCTCCGCCCTGGAAGAGGCATTCGAAACCCGCGACCTTTCCCTGCCGGTCTACTGGGGAAACAGAAACTGGCATCCCCTGCTTTCGGATACGGTCGGGCGCATGGCCGCGGACGGGATTCAGCGGGCCCTGGCCTTCGTCACGTCCCCGTACAGCTCCTGGTCAAACTGCAGGCAGTACTTGGAGAACATCGAGGATGCCCGGCGCGAAGCGGGGTCCGGCGCACCGGTGATCGAGAAGATCAGGCCCTTTTTCAATCATCCGGGATTCATCGAAACGATGGCGGCGCGCGTACGCTCCGCGCTGGATCGCCTGCCGGAGGAACGCCTTCCGCGGGCGCACCTCGTGTACACCGCCCACAGCATACCCCTGGCCATGGCCGGCGGCTGCGCGTACGAAGCGCAGCTCCGCGAAGCGTCCCGGCTCATCAGTGAGCGCGTGGGCATGTCCTCCTGGGCGCTGACCTTTCAGAGCCGCAGCGGGCCGCCCGCGCAGCCCTGGCTGGAACCCGACGTCTGCGACTACATCCGGTCGTTCCGCGCATCGGACGCGGCCCGGGCAGATGCGGCGCATAACGCGGACGCGGCGGACCAGGCGGACCAGGCGGGCCAGGCAGACCGGGCGGACCGCGATATCGTGGTGATCCCCGTGGGATTCATCTCCGACCACATGGAGGTGGCCTACGACCTGGACGTGGAAGCGCGGGCCTGCTGCGATGAACTCGGGGTGCGCATGGTCCGGGCGGAGACGGCGGGGACCCATCCCCGCTTCGTGGACATGATCGTGGAGCTCGTAGAAGAGCGGTTATCCCCGGGGGCGGCCAGGCCGGCCGAGGGCGTCCTGGGTCCCTGGCCCGATCGATGTCCGCTGGACTGCTGTCCTCAAGGCAGGTAGGGCAGCTGCTACGCGCCGGTCGTCCTCACTCCGGAATTCCCCACTTATCCATGGGTACGGTGGAACGCACCCGGTGCATGCCCGCGTCGGCGAACCGGCCGAAGGCCTCCTCCGCCTCTTCGGTAAAGTCGATTACACCGGGCACGACGACCGGCGAGGTGCAGTCCTCCAGCAGGCAGACACGCGGGATCATGGACGGCTCGCACGCCGCGAACGCCGACCGGAGATCCTCCACCGTCCACGCCACGCAGTGGCTCTTGGCCTGCCCGGCCACGATGACGGCGTCGAAGGTCATCAGGTGTTCG contains:
- a CDS encoding ferrochelatase, producing MRGGSPLNYDALLLVSFGGPEGPDDVIPFLERVLKGRRVPRERMMEVAEHYHHFGGVSPINGQNRALISALEEAFETRDLSLPVYWGNRNWHPLLSDTVGRMAADGIQRALAFVTSPYSSWSNCRQYLENIEDARREAGSGAPVIEKIRPFFNHPGFIETMAARVRSALDRLPEERLPRAHLVYTAHSIPLAMAGGCAYEAQLREASRLISERVGMSSWALTFQSRSGPPAQPWLEPDVCDYIRSFRASDAARADAAHNADAADQADQAGQADRADRDIVVIPVGFISDHMEVAYDLDVEARACCDELGVRMVRAETAGTHPRFVDMIVELVEERLSPGAARPAEGVLGPWPDRCPLDCCPQGR
- a CDS encoding chlorite dismutase family protein → MSEETGKTPDILERGAPVDGQPQTAETRLYMQLNVFTLSGTESGGQPGQPGQTRPMAEDIAARLGNSGLDAAVYLDVNDPLGIGVLFLAEDPDTFVTDIRNLLTERPFDVLDRRGSMTMLGRTYSMGFEPDLMESLIHRPRNTVLNPDWPWAIWYPLRRNGAFARLEHKEQRQILMEHAHIGRAYGRADFAHDIRLACYGLDEADNDFVIGLIGKDLYPLSRVVQDMRKTQQTALYIDSLGPFFVGKKTWSSDP
- a CDS encoding RNA methyltransferase — translated: METNFEVRSFDVEITKEAYDRLPKLPLYFVLDNLRSAFNVGSIFRTCDILRVKGLFLCGYTACPPHAKLEKTALGTIDYVPWRYFETAVDAVECLKDRGIAVWAAETTSESVSYDAAVFPDELAIVLGNEALGVSRGVLERCDGLVEIPTRGYKNSLNVGSACAVLGFKALETMEGARGGSKG